In Fragaria vesca subsp. vesca linkage group LG5, FraVesHawaii_1.0, whole genome shotgun sequence, the genomic stretch TCATGAATGCAGTTTCAGTCCTTCTGAGAGAAACAAACAAAAATTACAGCTATATATAATTAAGAAAGAGGTACCGGAAAATAAGGGAAAAACAAAATCGAAATGGGGGATAAGAAAATAAGGAAAACCAATGAAGTGGGTAGTCTCTCTATACATGCACACCTTAATAATCTTCTTCATGAGACACATGTTGCCCGTTTAGCTTAGATCAAAAACTGTGTAATTGAACAAACAAACCCAACTCGATCCTTTCTTTCAGTTTTTCTGGTCGATAAGTCCAGAAATGACCAGAATGCAATGCATAAGGTTGAGCCAAATTAAATATGAGAGAGAAGCACCAAGGGGAAGTGAGTGAGTAAAGATAAAGCTAGCCTTAGGAAGCGGTGAGATCATGGACGAAATTCAGGAAAACTTGACATATGTGGATCAATATGTACAGATTTCATATACCCAAAAAAAAAAAAAAAAAACCAAGATTTAATTAATAAACCAAAACAGAACAGAAAAAAGAAAGAAAGAAAGAGTAGCAGTTTCCAGCTTTTAGCTAATGCTTTGCTTTGCTTTGCATGCCAGTTTTTACACGTTTCGACTGTACTTTTGGGAGTTTTACTGCAGCTATCTTCGATTTGATCACCAACCCCCATATCATCATCGTCATCATCATCACCATGATCATTACAACCCAGTTCAGCTTAATTAGCTTAAGTTTAGGAAATTGAAAATGGCAGCTCTCTTACTCGATCTCAGAAGATTAAGTAAGGATTTTAGGGCAAATGTGAATGGATTAGAGAGTGTTGAGCAACACACAGAGCAGCTTCGGGAGTGATTTAGTAGTCTAATATTAATCATCAGCTTGATTAATTAGCGATAAATTATACTGGAGAAAAAACTAAATTGAAACAGAAAAATGAAAAATCGACAAAGATTTAGAAACCCTAGCTAAGCTAAGCTCGCTAGTTAAACTATGATTGATAGAACTACATGAAAATTATTAATTCACAGCAGAGATTACAATGGCTTCTCTAGCTTACTCTTAGTTCTTGCTAAGTAGTTGCCTCGCATTAATTAGTGACTGAAGCTAGATAATCTAACAAGCAAGCTAATTAAACTACAAACATCGATATCCATGTCTCTCTCGCTCTGAGCTAAATGAAACTTGATTTGAAGACGATCGATGGTGATGATGATGCTAATCAGGAACCCTAATTAGGGCTTCTTACCGATAGTGTGCTTGTTGTTGTGCATCCAAACCTTGAGCACCTGTCGTTTCACCCCCGTCACGGCGCAGAACTCCTCCACCGCCGCCTCGTCGTGCTTCTGAATCCGCCACCCCACCTTCTCTGCAAACTCCACCATCTTCTCCTTCTGCTCCGCCGTGAACTTGGTCCTAAACCTCTTCCTCAACAGCCCCACCCCACTCCCGCCGCCCCCGCTAGAACTCGGGTTCGACACGTCATCCAGCTCCTCCCTGCTGTGGGACCCGCCCGAGCCAGCCGCCGCGGGCAAGGCCAGAGGCCTCTGCGGCTGCGCCGGGGTGAGGTGGAGGTAACCCGAAGGCGGGGGCGGTGGATAAGGGTGGCCGTAGTAAGCCGAGAAAGGCTGCTGCTGGGAGTGTTGTTGGTGGGCGATGGTGGCCCCACCACCACCACCTTCCGCGGGCTCCTTGCGGTGGAAGTTGCGGTGGCAGTTGCACGCGGCGCATTTCAGCGCGTCGAGTGAACCCTCCTCACCGGCCGCAAGGAACTCGCCGCAACCGTCGAGGGCATGGCCTCCGATGTTAACGGCGTGGTTCTTCAAGCATTCTCTGTACCTGATAGTAGGAACCCTTTTTCTGGCGGCGCCATCTCCTCCTCCTCCGCCGCTAGTGGGGCCCATTTTGGACCTGGAAGAGTCGTAACCTGGCGGTGTTGGCGCCGTCGGGCTCAGCTCCATGTCCTCGTCTTGGTCCTCGTGATGGTCGTTGAATTCCATGCTCTCTGTTTCTCTTTGTTTCTCTCGGGATGTGGTGAAAGTGAAGAGCGGAAGGATCTACATAGCCGGTAGCTAGCTACCTGCAACTGAAACCGATGATCAGCACCATCGGAGATATACATATAAATATGACCAAGGTTTTTGTTTGTATTATTACATCTAACTACATCTGTTACTTAATAACGTAATAATTAAAATAAATTATTAATCTTTTTATTTTGAATGAAGATAAAAAGGATTCAGTATAGCTCAGAGCTGGAGAAGATAAGAAAGAGGAAGAGAGTGTGGCCATCAATTCCTCTATATGAAGAAAAACACCTGTCTTAGTCTCTCTCTTTCTTTTAATAAGTAGCCAAAGGTTAATTTTCAAAAAACCTTTACTGGGTTTTTTCTTGTGCTCATTTGTTAAGTTAATTCAATGTGAAATTATTATGGCACTATGGTCCTTCTTTAGGGTTCTGGGTTTTCCTTTTCTGTTGAGACAGTACTGGCCTCTGTTTTGTATAATTATTTTCTCTCTGGTTGAAAGTAAAGACTGGGGAATCACTTTCACAGTACTCAGTATTAGCATGAAAATGGAAAAAAGGAAAATGGCAGAGAAAGGAGTGATGCCCACTTGACCAGTATTCTCCAAAACAGTGACGTAGCACTGATGTTTGGGAACAGGGATAAGACTGATAGACCTGTTTCCCTATAACCAACCCACTACCTTTGTACTCAAATGTTGCATAGTGCACCACTAACTCAGAAAAGATGAATGGAAATTAGTCGAATTACAATAATTTTGTTTCTCAGTATCGCTAATGTACACTATAGTACTATATATATCAACTTCAACTTCGATAACAAGGTGCGACAATTGACCTCATACATTACCGAATGAGATTCTGTTCTCTTCCATATAAACGCGTTGGATATATTGGCCGACGTAAGAAAACAGCATGTTACGGTAACAATAGATAAACTTTAACTTTAATTTCACGTGATAATTATAAGGATTTACAAAATAAGAAAATAGTGTAACACGAACTATCAGTTTTAGTTGGGCGTAACTCTTAACAAGAGATAACTTTATAGAAGAACTGCAATGCTTAAATTATTATTATTGTTATTATTGTTATTGTTTTGATTGAAGGATTATGTTTCAGTGTGAAATCTGAAATGTGGTGAAAATCGTAGCAAATATATTGACCTAACTACATTGGTGTTTTATGGGTTTTAGTTTAGGTAATTAATTTGATTATTTTGTTTCCTATCATGCTAATTTGGAGTACTCCTTGCAAATGATTCATTTTTTAAAGATTTTTATTGTAATCAGTTATTGCTTTTAAGTCTACATAAATGCATTTTGTTTGTTATTCATATCTTATGCAATTATTAAATAAAATTGACAGTCTCTTGTTGCATGTAAACTTTTATGTGCGCATTAAAGTTATAGAGTTTAAAACTTATACAGTTTTATTTCACGTGATCTTGTGTCATTCTATTTCGCAGTTAGCAACTTAATTAACTAAATGTGTTTATCGGCATAATTTTATTTCAACCAGAGATTGA encodes the following:
- the LOC101311285 gene encoding ZF-HD homeobox protein At4g24660-like — protein: MEFNDHHEDQDEDMELSPTAPTPPGYDSSRSKMGPTSGGGGGDGAARKRVPTIRYRECLKNHAVNIGGHALDGCGEFLAAGEEGSLDALKCAACNCHRNFHRKEPAEGGGGGATIAHQQHSQQQPFSAYYGHPYPPPPPSGYLHLTPAQPQRPLALPAAAGSGGSHSREELDDVSNPSSSGGGGSGVGLLRKRFRTKFTAEQKEKMVEFAEKVGWRIQKHDEAAVEEFCAVTGVKRQVLKVWMHNNKHTIGKKP